The DNA sequence tgctgagccctgcattctttatgtagcgcactcttgagccctgcattctttatgtagagcTCTcccgagccctgcattctttatgtagcgctctcctgagccctgcattctttatgtagcgcactcttgAGCCCTGCATTTTTTATGTGGCATAGATGAGTGctactgagccctgcattctttatgtatcgcactcctgaactctgcactctgtaagtagcgcactcctgaactctgcacactttTTCTATagcttatcttcataacatttggtaatcatatctcaaaaaattctaagaagtattttttttaaccacttcaatacagggcacttagacaccttcctgcctagaccaattttcagctttctgcactgtcgcagtttgaatgacaattgcgcggtcatacaacactgtacccaaactaaatttttatcattttgttcccacaaataaagctttcttttggtggtatttgatcacctctgcggtttttattttttggaaaacagataaaaaaagaccgaaaattttgaaaaaaaataaaaattttgcttttgtttttgtttaaaaattttgtaaataagtaagttttctctttcactgatgggcactgataaggcggcactgacgggcactgataaggtggcagcgatgaggtgacaccaatgagcgggcactgacgatgggcactgatatgcggcactgatgggcactggtaggcagcactgatgggtggcactgatatgcggcactgatgggcattgataggcggcactgatgggcactcgtgggtggctctaggtggcactggtgggcactgataggtgacactgatgggcactgaaaggctgcaaagatgggttcttatgggtggcactgatgggtactgataggcggcactgatacatggcactgataggcatccctggtggcactggcagtggtaggcattggagtgggcactgattggcagctgcctttgcactgattagtatttccctgggggtctagggggcatacctggtggtccagtgtggctggtttccctggtagtcctgggcggcttccctggtgatcctgggtggcTTACCtagtggtcctgggtaggatccgagggggggctgtgctgataaacaatcagcacagaccccccctgtcaggagagcagccgatcgtctctcctctactcgcgtctgtcagacgcgagtgaggaaaagccgatcaccggctcttcctatttacatcgtgatcagccatgactggacacggctgatcacgtggtaaagagtctccgtcagagactctttacctagatcagtgttgcggggtgtcagactgacaccccgcaacaacgatcgccgcgatgcgcgcccccaggggcgcgcagcggctcaatatgctgcggatgtcatatgacgcccagtcaggatattgaaaccactttgccgccgtcattctgctatatggtgggcggtaagtggttaatctcatggacaaaatgtgagaaataacgtacagtatctcacaaaagtgagtacacccctcacatttttgtaaatattttattatatcttttcatgtaacaacactgaagaaatgacacttttctacaatgtaaagtagtgagtgtacagcttgtataacagtgtaaatttgctgtcccctcaaaataactcaacacacagccattaatgtctaaaccgctggcaacaaaagttagtacacccctaagtgaaaatgttcaaattgggcccgattagccattttccctccccggtgtcatgtgactcattagtgttacaaggtctcaggtgtgaatgtggattaggtgtgttaaatttggtgttatcgctctcactctctcataccgatCACTGGAAAGTCTACATGGCACCTCActgcaaagaactctctaaggatctgaaaaaaagaattgttgctctacataaagatggcctaggctataagaagattggcaagaccatgaaactgcagcagctgcagcacggtggccaagaccatacagcggtttaacaggacaggacaCTCTGAACatacctcgccatggtcgaccaaagaagttgagtgcacgtgctcagcgtcataactagagattgtctttgggaaatagacgtataagtgcttccagcattgctgcagaggttgaaggggtggggggtcagcctgtcagtgtttagaccatatgccacacactgcatcaaattggtctgcatggctgtcatctcagaaggaagcctcttctaaagatgatgcacaagagtgggtacacccctcacatttttgtaaatattttattatatattttcatgtgacaacactgaagagattacactttgctacaatgtaaagtagtaagagGAGTGTTTTTATATCGGTGTGTATTGTACAGTGTATTTAGAGGAGTGTTATATCGGTGTGTGATGTACAGTGTAGACAGAGGAGTGTTACATCGGTGCACGTTGTATGGTGTAGACAGAGGAGTGgtattggggtcgatttactaaaactggagagtgcaaaatcagatgcagcactgcatggtagccaatcagcttccaggttttattttgccaaagctgaacaagctgaatttcgaagctgatcggctaccatgcagagctgcacctgattttgcactctccagttttagtaaatcaacccatttgtGTCTCATTGTGTGTTGTATGGTGTATACAGAGCAGTGTTATTGTGTATCAGGGTGGACTATCATGGTCTCCCCCAGAGGGGGCTCTCATTCGGTTGTCAGAGTTGGGTGAATGCAGTGGGTTGGATGACAGTTGTGGGTTGGATGACAGTTGTGGGGTGGAGACAGTGGGTTGAGCTTTCTGCTGGCTGTCAGTTGTGGGGTGGAGATAGCAGTGGGTTGGCTCTGCTCTGGCTGCAGTGTTCAGGAAGTGAATTGCTAGGATTTTCTCTGCACAGATGAATCGGGAATAAGGAGGCCTTTGTGTATACAGTGTACAGAGAGGGTATGTACTGTCATCTTCATTTCTGTCTTTTCAGCTGCAGAGGAACTGCAAGTTCCAGCAGACCTTGTACATGCTCTAAAATTATCTCATGGTGCAATTGATAGATGTTACCAAAACAGGAATGATCATTCTCACATTGCAAGGCTCCACAAGATCCAACAACCATATTGGGGTTGGTTCTGAGTCTTTACATACAGAACCATAGAAGTGTGATGTCAGAAACAGACCCAATGGTTCATGGAGTCTTCCCCTTTATAAAACCATTACATTTAAATAAGTGAACCTTTGGGGATTTTAAAGGCATTTAAATTGAATACTGTGAACTGTCACAACAAAGCCAAAAATAGCAACAAACCCAATATAAAAGAAAGTTATATAATAATAaaaccacattattattattaaataggcaggtattattaatattatacaggacatGTATGTGCACTGATGCCTAGGTTCACACACATGAACAATATGTTATTATAAGATTATAAATTAGAATTCTTGTTTGAGATTTTCTGGTCTTTCAAGCTTCAGCTGCACCGGGTGTAACTCACTGATTACAATGCTGCCTTCAATCTGTGAACACTCACAAAGCAGTAAACAATAGAACATGAGATGGACCAACAAGCATCTGCTCAATGCATCTATTACTATTAGCAATGAATTGTGGGAAAGGCTTGCAGTTTAATCAACGTACAGGATTGCTAGGTGGCTACCAGCTCCTTCTGTGCAAAAACAGAGTATTATGGGAAGAATTTAAAAAAGTAAGTGCGCTTATGACGGAGCAGCTTGTTACACAAATTTCCAGGATGGGAAAGGAGAACACactggagatttactaaaactggagcactcagaatctggtgcagctgtacatggtagtcaatcagtttctaactttgacaataaaaactggaagctgattggctaccatgcacagctgcaccagattttgctctctccagttttagtaaatctcccccattgcagtACTAAGTAtttaggcaaaggacacacccctgccatgccCCAAGTTTTGTTGAACATAAAGAATTTAATATGCAAATAATTGACTGCCTTATCCCACAAGTTGACTATTTCACCACCACTTGTCCTTCTTTTTACTGACTGttcaaaataataaattaaataatttagaGGCTGTTTTATTGAAAAATAACTCTTTTGGCATTGTGTATAGTGGTCAgaccaaaaaaagagggacaactgagaatGAAGGAGGGACAAAGGGATATGGTTCCAAAAAAGGGGGAAGTGGGTAGCTATGGGAGTAGCTTCATCATCTTGCTGGACGATGATGTCACAGTAAAATCTTTATGAAATGGGAAAGAATGTAGCCATGATGGATCTGTAACTTAAGCCGaccatgcatggatcaaaattcagctggatcagcagggaccggccaaatttcatTCCATgcatgggcagggaggttgtacagaagtcgatttggTAGAACTGCCCCGTCGGATTTTCCCTGCTTGATCAGCACCATTAGCGTTGATGTCAGAATACAGTGCTGCAGTGGGGAGGATTCTTCCCATCCACCTTGAGTGTGTGGATGGAAGAGTTGAGTAATTGTTTTTactttcaacctgctggttgaaagaaaaaacgaaaaaaaacaaacaaacttatgtTTGGGCTTCCTTAATCTTTTGATGGCTATTAGCTGAAAATAGGTAACAGTTAAGGGGCATCTGCCTgcaagtgatattttagttataggtggAGCCTGGTGGGCTGAATTAGTCCCTGCTGTCTTAGATACACACAGGGTGGGCTCCATTGGAGtctccactgagcaggtggatggctggtccatgtctgctccgcttatgcagatcagacacaggcacagcccgctctcctgtatgggtggtcagatgtaaatggaccgccTGTTCGTTTACACCCGACTTCCATCCGATCcctatccatctgtttttagcagatcggtTCGGAAGTAGGCaggtgtcaacagacacatgtccactgacacccgccactCCATAAAGGAAATTCGAGAGTCCATTTgcgtccgcctgaaaaactgacaggcggacccgatcggtctgCCCATGTTAAAGGGGCCTAATAGTGAGATTTCCCTGCTATAATTCCCAGCTCTGTTCCTGTCGACCTTTGTCTTACCCAGCTCCCTCTGTTACATTctccaaaataataaataaaaaaatccagcgGAGTGATGGTAAAGCTCtgcataatggccacagcaggtgtgcagagctGGACATTCAGCAcagtgatggtgagaacccctcataatgggcacagcagatgtgcagACTTGGGAATTCAGCACGGTGATGGTGGGAGCTTCTCAATAGGAAGAGCAGGTGTGAAGATTAGTGAGCTAGGCACAGAGATCTCACCAGTAGAGTCCCCAAGAAATAACATGTGATTTTGGATAGACTGAGCCTTCAAACTTGAGCTGACATGTTTTATTTTGGAGCAGGTGTGTGATGTCCTCCACAAGAAGAGGTGGGTGGAATGTCCTCGGTGGAAACGGTGCAGATCCTCCTGGGATCCAGATGTTACCTTGTTCCCCGCGACCAGCTGGTGGCTCAAAGTGGCTTCTTCCAAGCTCTCTTCCGCTCAGGGATGAGGGAGAGTACCGGTGAGGTGGTGACTTTGCATGGACTTACCCATGAAGGCCTTGAGGGCGTTCTGCGTCACATCACAGGGGGACCAGTGCAGACATGCAGCCCTGCAGAAGAAGTGAAGTGTGGACTCAAGGTATTCACCAGTGAGCATCTATCAGGCCAAGATGAGCCAAGTTTTGTCCAGGAGGCCCTGTCACAAGGTCCGCTGCAGGCATTGGTGGAAGCCGCCTGTTACTTGCAGGTCCAGGGACTTTTGTCTCTTTTGCAGTCCTCGTTGTCAGCGGACAATTGCCTGGACCTACTTGACGTGTCACAGCTCCATGGCCAGTGGGATCTGGCTGCAGCCTGCCTCAGTTACATGGCTGCTCACTACCACTGTATGCTGCAGAGAGCAGACTTTCAGGAGAGCCCCGAACCCCTGAAAGAGCGAGTCCTCCAGGAGCGTCTTAGAGGTGTGCCATCACTGCTGCTGTTGTCACAGCAGAGAGGTGATTCTTGGGTGCTCCTGCGATACCTGGAGCTCGGGAGAgcgtggcagatcatgcccagtgaCGTTCCACAGAGCATGCTGCAGGTGAAGGGCTATGGGGCAACCTCGCTCAACAACTATCTCTTCGTGGCCGGAGGAACCCGTGAGAATGGACAGGAGGTGAGCGCTGTCCACTCCTATAACCCCAGCACTGGATTCTGGAGGGAAGAACCTGCCATGAACCAGAAAAGGTACCCCTCTCTAAATTCTCAAAAGATTGCATTATTACATTTACCCAAAACTGGCATTTTAATTTTCGGTGGGTGTTGCAGGGTCTAATCTCCCACTAATTTCTTATATCTCTCAAAAAATTTGGTTTAATAAATGTGCATTTAAAGCTGGCCATGGATGATAGAAAAtccgccagttcagcagggaccggtcgAATTCCGATCCATCTGTGGCTGTTCCCACTCGAGAGAAGTCGATCTAATGTTGAAAATTTTTAACACCTGCAGGCAgtcggctgcagtgctgatcattaGAGGAGTCCCCACTTTCAGAATACAGTagcacagtgggaaggattccttCATTCACCTCAAATCCACTGAATCTTCAGCTGATTGAAAAAACGATCCATGTATAGCCAGCCTAAGTTCTTATGGCCTGCTGTAAACAAGGTCATGCCACTTGCTGCTGGACCTTCCATTTACTTTCCGTTAGAGACTGTATCAGAAACGGTGAATCATTCTCATTTAGCTTTGTACTGGCCATGGAGTCAGAGCTGGGAACACCAGTGGGGAGATTTTGCTGCTGGAATCCCTCTGAGGGATCTAAGAGGCCAGTAGATCATTCACACAAGTGGCACATATCTACAGGTGAGAAATGTAGAAGGACCTAAGCTgggccatacatagatcgaaatttagtcggttcagcagggactgcctGAGTTTCAATTCATCTATGGgtaggctagttgtacccaagtcaatccatcgatcgacttgagtacaaccatcCTCTCAGCGATAAGTAAGCGATTACTGCAGGCGACTATGGCCACTGGCAGTAATTGTGTTCTGCCGTCAGGAGAGGTTCcccatgacacccccccccccccccccccccccgctggcagaAAACAATATCACTGCAGGAGGCTTTCCCCCCACATCAACACTGGCGGTGTTAATGGGGGAGTCAATcaatttaaacacaaaaaaaaaaaaaaaaaaaaaggattcattACTGTTCTGTGAATGAAGTCTcgattaaaaataaagataaaaaataacaaacatgttatacttgcctccttttgttgcagtggatttgcacaaagcagtccgatcctcctcttctcaggttcatcttctgtgatcctggcccctccctcttgttcagtgcccccacagcaagcagctagttatgggggcacccgagctgagtcacagctccgtgtgtccattcagacacggagccccaacccagcccccccctctcccctgattggctagctgactttgattgacagccgctggagccaatggcaccgctgctgtgtctcagccaatcaggaggagagtccaggatggctaagacacttgtggacatcgctggagagagatggggctcaggtaagtaattagggggtgctggggaggctgctacacacggaagtttttttttttttttttatctttatgcataaaatgcattaaaataaaaaacctactgcttttacaactcctttaagagtaATTTAGGAATAATTGGCTTCCAGAGTAATCTTATATGCCCCAAACGGCCTTGGCTGAACGCCATTTTAGAGGCTGTTTGTAGGGTATAATGGGGAACCACCCACTTGGGGAACCATTTTTCCATAATTCTCCTGTCAGACCGGTGATTCTGATGATGGTGGCAATTGACTAATAGGATTGCTAACAGCCAGAATACTCACCTGCTCCTACAGCATTGATCTCTCATTGGCCAAATCAGAATGGTGTCACACTGTAGCTGCTCCTTTGCTGTAGAGcaacttttttttctacatttcaagTAGTGAAGGGTGACTCTGTTGGGAGTGGATAAGTAGTATGTTCAGCATTTGGCAGTTTGCCACCTGACATGTCATGGGTCTTAACCGCTTggcgaccagcgcacgacgatgtacgtcggcacaatggcactgctgtgcaaatgggcgtacctgtatgccttttaagacgcggcattgcgggcgcgcgcgcccgccgcatactacatgagcgtgcctgcgggtcctgcggactctatgtccgccgggggcccgcgatcgtgacacggagtggcagaacggggagatgcctatgtaaacaaggcatttccctgttctgcctagcaacatgacagagatctactgctccctgtcatcgggagcagtgatctctgtcatattgtagtgagcccatcccccctacagttagaattgcTCCCTAGGACACgcctaaccccttgattgcccactagtgttaaccccttccctgccagtgtcatttacacagtaatcagtgcatttttatagcactgatcgctgtataagtgtcactggtcccaaaatagtgtcaaaagtgtccaatctgtccgccgcaatgttgcagtcacgataaaaattgcagatcgctgcaattactaatattaaaaaaaaaataataaaaatgtcataaatctatcccctattttgtagacactaacttttgcgcaaaccgctTATTTTTACCTTTGCGCAAaccgcttattgcgttttttttttttttttttttttttttttccaaaaatatgtagaatacataccagcctaaactgagaaataaatttttttttttttgttatatattttttgggggatatttattaaagcaaaaagtaaaatatatggcttttttttttttttttcttttttccttgtttatagtgcaaaaaaataaaaaccgcaggtgatcaaataccaccaaaagaaagctctatttgcggggaaaaaaaagatgtcaattttgtttgggtgcaacgtcgcaggactgcgcaattgtcagttaaagcgacgcagtgccgtaccgcaaaaagtgctctggtcaggaagggggtaaattcttccaggactgaagtggttaatctttatCATAAAAGGTCATGTGATAGGTCATGAGCAATCAGATCTAAAGAGAGAGGAGGAACATGGCCTGACCTTATGGCTTTCAGAACATGTTTGCGTGGGGCTATAGTATCATTGTCGAGGGGGTCAGTCCATGTAAGATGTTCTCTAATGTCTCCAGCTCACACTGAGATCTTAAACAGGCCATAGATGATTTGATCTTCTTTCCACTCACCAagggtggaagaaaagaaaatcatttggttcccccattaacacagtcagtattgatgggggaacCCCTCCGACaggtgttattgtgttctgccggcgtggggggggggggcactgggagcCTTCccggccagcagaacacaatgattgctGCTAGCGGCTATAGTCATTGGCAGtagttgtatgaaaaaaaaaaaaattagatgggCTGGTTGTGCCTAAGTTGATCAATTAATCAgcttgggtacaagcagcctgcccaTTGATGGATCGAACCTcggtcggtccctgctgaaccagccacgatttgatccatctatgacttGCTTTATTCACACTGACATGAAATTTAGGAACCTGCCAAAGGCCACTACAACCTCTCGAGCATCCAGTTACATAGAAGCTTTTAAAATACGTTAGTGACCTGATTAACACATAATCTGTGACTGCAATATTCTGCTGGATCCCGCCCACAGCTCTTCTTTCTGCACAGGCTTTGCACAACACActgatgtcactgctacatttacaaggtTATATCTTGCTTTGAAAAGACATTTGCTACAGACAATGTGGATTGATATCCAGTTGTACTCCTTTT is a window from the Aquarana catesbeiana isolate 2022-GZ linkage group LG03, ASM4218655v1, whole genome shotgun sequence genome containing:
- the KLHL42 gene encoding kelch-like protein 42, which produces MSSVETVQILLGSRCYLVPRDQLVAQSGFFQALFRSGMRESTGEVVTLHGLTHEGLEGVLRHITGGPVQTCSPAEEVKCGLKVFTSEHLSGQDEPSFVQEALSQGPLQALVEAACYLQVQGLLSLLQSSLSADNCLDLLDVSQLHGQWDLAAACLSYMAAHYHCMLQRADFQESPEPLKERVLQERLRGVPSLLLLSQQRGDSWVLLRYLELGRAWQIMPSDVPQSMLQVKGYGATSLNNYLFVAGGTRENGQEVSAVHSYNPSTGFWREEPAMNQKRYNFRLLAVGGSLYAVGGQSLQTMESFNPAQNTWNLVAPLPDTLVEFSACESLGKIYVVGGYTPRGRNLKVLRYCPLADQWSEFDIWRHHVRKQQMVSIEETLYLVGGFIRDGQSGQSEDSLNVHSFDTRTKKFTCLKVITSKSGLSICCTLHNDGIYILSRDVNHDTLCKHRVFLKYCVFSEVCEYVRGAPSEGHNMHLFSIYLS